Proteins co-encoded in one Pseudophryne corroboree isolate aPseCor3 chromosome 1, aPseCor3.hap2, whole genome shotgun sequence genomic window:
- the LOC134930619 gene encoding putative nuclease HARBI1, translated as MSIYIAAEALPPQPTPALPPQPQAPQPQPAPHQPRQRRRARPPIFRTRVLLFGMPDDVVVRRYRLPPHLILDTLSIIESDLESEIRYPTAIPPLTQFLAVLHFLATASYQHVVGDLVGMSQGQFSKVLRRVCQAFLKRVKQFIDMPLDVGALDVVKRQFAEGGSRFPHVIGVVDGTHVAIQPPRHNEEIFRNRKLFHSLNVMVVCGPSLQILSLNAKFTGSSHDAYVIRQSGIWQRLRSSQRADMWLLGDRGYPCTPWLMTPYRNPRPGPQMAFNSALTATRQLVERTIGVLKGRFRVLHRTGGDIMYSPEMASKIVVLCAILHNIAVRSSVELPQAEELPDEEPGVGPRFGGGSVTRRGSQVRARIVAEYFS; from the exons atgtcaatatatattgcagcagaagccctacctccccaacccacgccagcactcccaccccaaccgcaagccccacaaccacagccggctcctcatcaaccaaggcaacggaggcgtgctaggccaccaattttccgaacccgtgtcctactttttgggatgccagatgatgtggtggtgcgtagataccggctgccaccacatctaatcctagacactctctccataatagagagtgatctggagtctgaaattcggtatcctacagcaataccaccattgacacaattccttgcagtgttacattttttggctacagcctcatatcagcatgttgtgggagacctggttggcatgtcgcagggccagttcagtaaggtcctgcggcgtgtctgccaggctttcctaaagcgggtgaagcagttcattgatatgcctttggatgttggtgccctagatgtggtgaagcggcaatttgcggaaggtggtagtcgcttcccacatgttattggggttgtggatggcacacatgttgctattcagccaccaagacataatgaagaaatttttagaaacaggaaactgtttcattctctgaatgtaatggttgtttgtgggccatccctccagatcctttccctgaatgcaaagtttactggaagttcccatgatgcatatgtcattagacaatcagggatatggcagagattaagatcaagtcaacgagcagacatgtggttattgg gagaccgtggatatccttgcaccccctggctcatgactccttaccgtaatcccaggccaggaccacagatggcatttaactccgcgcttactgccactaggcagctggtggagcgcacaattggtgtccttaaagggcggtttcgtgtgctccaccgcactggtggcgacatcatgtattcgccggagatggcaagtaaaatagtggtcctgtgcgcaatactacataatatcgcggtaaggagtagtgtagagcttcctcaggcagaggaattgcctgatgaggagccaggggttggtccacgcttcggtggggggagtgtgacacggagggggagccaagtgagggcaagaattgttgcagaatatttcag ctga